AcaaagcagctcacagccatctgaaactctagttccagggaatctaactcATGCACTCATACATTCATGCTGGCAAACACttaaacatataaaacaaaaaaatattttttgaaggaTGAAAATgatggggccagtgagatggcttgtAGCAAACCTGACAAGCTAAAGTTGGTTGGTCCTCACAGTCCACACAGTCACCTGGCTCTgactctgaaagttgtcctctgccccaACAAGTGCttccacacaaaaacacactgtcttagtcagagttgcTATTGCTgtcatgaaacaccatggccaaaggcaccttgaaaaggaaagggtttattgtacTCACAGTTGAATACCATCAAAAGCAGTAAAGGTAGGAACTTAAGTAGGCCAGGAACCTGAAGTTAGCGGCTGGTGCACAGGTGCCATGAAGGAACGCTGCTTCCTGGGTTGATCCCCATGCCTTACCCAGCTTAATTTCTAACGAAATCCAGGATAATCAAGttaggaatggtgccacccacagtgggctgggccctctcccatcagCCTACAGCCCAGTttcatggaggtattttctcaagaCTCACTGCTTTGACTCTtaacttgtgtcaaattgacatgaaATTAGTCAAcatacacagtaaataaatacagTAATAATAAAGAGTGAAAGAGTTCCAAACAAGAGAGAATGGCAGTTTTTACTGTAAGTTCTGTTGACTATAGTTTGCTTGAGtactgttaaaataaataaataaatgaatgaataaatagatagTCACACTGAAATAAAAACTAGGGTTATATGTAGAAACTATTAATGTGTGAGATAACTCAGGAAATTGGTTTTGATTGTTGAGTGACAGGCAGCCTGGAGCTGACCATGTAGGAGGAAGATGGATTGAATACTCTAAAAACACAGTGACTAAAACCTCAGTCACAGCGTTTTCCAGTAGAAGCACCTGATAAATAGCTCTCTTGTTAAAACAGTAGCATCTATTTACTGTGCTTACAGTATGTTGGGTGATGctttataaaagagaaataaacaagAGCTTTCTTAGTCCAGCTCAGGGTCTTTAACTACTAGGTTAGAGCTCTTAAGACTTTACCAGGATTTTCTCAAGTattctctccagtcccagagttctgttttgttctgtagtGGACTATTGGACTATTGCAGGTGCAGTAGTATACAAGTCATTACAGAGCAGCCAGTACTTAAACAGGTTCTGTGTTTTGTAATAACTATCGTCTTTGACACTAGGAAGTCTTAACAAAGGAGACAGTGGGATTGGGCTTGAGTTGAAACCAGTTCTCAGACACCATGCCAGTTGTTGTTTCAGAGATTTTCAGAGATGAGGTCTATTCTTCGTACTTTCATCAGATTATTTACAGATATTCACGCTGAACAGTCATATTTATTTGTCACTTTCCAGTTACACATGCACCAGACAAGTAGTTTCTTAGGTTTGTCTAAGGTGTTGTCCACCTAATTCCTCTTTCTTGGCAGGTGCACAGGTTCTAATCTGTTACCTGCATTTATTATCTATTCTAAGCTAGTCCTTTGCTCAGACATTATATTTACCAATGGAAAACTGTTAACACTGCCCTTTTATATGGAAATGAAGTGTTTTCCACCTGTAtcttctaaaaacttaaaataggGATTAAGCCTAACATGGTTGCATCCATTAATAAGCCCTATACTTTAGGAtgatgaggcaggaagactgtacTTTTGAGGCAACCTGAGTTATATAATGGATGATTGGAGCAACCCAGGTTACACAGTGAAATCATGTCTCCGatgataaaatagaaaacaaaatgcagACTCACCTGGAGGCCTGGGTTAGATTGCCAGCCCCTTGGTGGCTAACAGCCCTCTAGTAACTCTTGGGGCTAGTAAAATTTGGAGCTAGTAACTCTAGCCCCAAGGGCTCCAGTGCCTGTATTCCACTGGCACTCTGCACATGGAGTGTACAGAGGATATACTTGGAAGCAGAACACCCATGCAgatgcttaatttttaaaaatcaagaatataaaaataaggtGAAACAAGAATAGTTAGAGAATTGAAAGTTCCTTTAGGAtcgtggctctcaaccttcctaatgttctGACCCTTTATTACAGTTCCTCTGTTGTGGCGATCCTCAgcgtaaaattattttgttgctacttcttaactgtaattttgctactgttatgaattctaATGTCTGATGGGTAGCCCATAGTTGAGAACCCCTGTTTTAGGCCATCAGTCAGTTGCCCCATTTGTTCTTTTCCTGTATATTTTAAGTAGCAAATATTTGCTCTCTGGCCAGGTGTAATATGGTAAAGAGAGATGACCATGAGCGTCATCCTGGTCGGAATGGCCACCATTGTGGATACTTTAGTAGCTTGTTTGGGGAGTTTGACTCCAGGTAGTGGTGTCTCTTCAGAAACTTGCATGTCTGAATGAGGGTGTTCTGAAGCCTAAAGCTTCTGTTCAGGTTGTTTTCTTAGTGCTTTTGAGTTTGAAGGTAAAGTACACTTCACTGGGTAATCTTTGTccaactctgttttgttttgttttgttttgttttgttttgttttgttggaattAGTGCCAGAACAGATAAAGCCCAGTGTAAGCCAGCCTCAGCCTGCCAACTCTGATAACGGCACTTCCACAGCAACCAGCACTAATAATAATGCCAAGCGAGCTACAGCCAGCAATCAGCAGCCGCCGCcaccgcagcagcagcagccgcagcaagagcagcagcagcagcagccacaagCCTTGCCTCGGTATCCACGTGAAGTACCTCCACGATTTCGCCACCAGGAACACAAACAGCTTCTGAAGAGGGGTCAGCATTTTCCTGTCATAGCAGCAAACTTGGGATCTGCTGTTAAGGTGTTAAACAGCCAATCAGAAAGCAGTGCTGTAACAAATCAACAGCCACAAAATAACGGAGAGGTGCAGAACAGCAAGAGCCAGTCAGGTGAGTGAAGACAGTTCTGACAGAACTCACTGGCAGTGAGGGAATGTTGTCATCTATAGTTTGTGGTGTTAGGTTTCCTGTAGCAAGAGCTGGGCTTTGATTTTAGAATCCTGAATAGGGAGCTTGAAAGGAGACTCCTTTACTGTCAGGTTCATTCCTGTCTGTCTTAGAAAGTGAGCATCAGAATTGCTTTTGTCTTCTTTCAGGTCCCATACTTTAAGAAGTTGGTAGTTCAAATCGAACCCTCCCCACTCCTTGTGTTACTCAGTTACATACATTTATTCCTCAACTACCCTACACAAGGGTAGTTATCATCTTTATCCCTGACCATCCCTGGTATCTAGTCACTTGCTGCCTGAATGCTCCTTTATGTATACCAAGCACTAGTCTTTGTCGTAAGATATAGTATGATATTTCACAGCTAGTAAATAGCTCATTTTGGATTCAAGTCCATGATTCCAGAGCCATGCTCATAAACACCATGGTGCTCTCTAGCAGCTCATTGGCTATGATAGGAAAGGGACGGGAAGACATTTCTAAGCTAGGTCTCCAGAGCAGCACATTTTAGGACACAGATGTACTTCTTCTGCTCCTAAGTCCTTTACTACCTGTGTGAAGTTGATCAAGAAACTAATTCATGAgaccttccttttgtttttaattgttttgttttaagagtcTATCTCACCTTGGAACTCTAGGTGGCTTTGAACCCTTGACAAATttacctgcctcagcttctcaagtgctgggattaataccCCCATACCCATCAGGGATCTTCTTTCTTAATTTATAATACAGGTACCAGGATCCTACCTTGTAAGGGTGCTTTGAAGTCTAAATTGTATGAGATATTAAAACAGTCAGCTCAGTGCCTGATGTTTAAATgctgaataaattttcttatcCCTACATGTTAGTTAGATTTTCTATTGAGGCAATGAAAtatcaaaaagcaagttgggggttagaggtttattttgttttttttggtttatacTTCCTTCCATATTGCTGGTCATTATTGAagtaagtcagggcaggaacctggaggcagcagctgatgctaaggccatggaagaatgctgcttactgacttgctccttatggcttgctcagtctgctttcttatagaacccaggaccacttgcccagggatggccccacctaTGGTGGACCGTGgtctctcccatcaatcactaattaagaaaatgccactttaagtggatcttatggaggcattttctcagttgattttccttcctttcagataacttagcttgtgtcaggttgacataagactagccagcacacactAACATTTACTCAAAGACCTATTCTTTTCAAAATGAGTTTAACATTGAACATAGGCCAGGTTATATGGAATTAAGAAGTTGAATTTCATTTGGGAAGCCAGGTTGGAAAACAGTATATTACTTAGCAGCGTAAGCAATTTGTTAGTAAAGTATTACTTATCCATCAAATGCCTGGACACCTATGTTGAGTCAGGGCTGATGGTATATGATAAACAGACAGTGACATGACATAGtatatttatgaaattttatGTATGTCTCTTCCATTTGggaaaagaacaaacaaagctatttttaaaatggaaacaacAGTAGTGCAATAAGAGTagtatatttcaaaaataagtatgggactggagagatggctcgctcAGTAAAGTGCctactatgcaagcatgagggctgAGTTCAGGTGTTCTGCACCCCTTTGTAGTCTTAGGGAAGATAAAGTAAGGGGCTTGTTGACAAGCCACAGTCTAggcaaaaaaaaacccccaaaacccaagAATGAAGACACCCAGCATCAGCCTCTGATCTCCATACACATGTACAGGCATGTACACAAAATGAGTGTAAGTTAGAGGAATcaagttttggattttttgtttgtttgtttcgagacagggtttttctgtgtagccctggctgtcctggaacgagGAATCAAGTTCTATAGATGTGCATTCCAATGAAAAGTTCTCAGGTGTGAACATAGGCAAAAGCCTCCAACAAAAGTGAGGAAGAAGAGCCTCTGCCTGTGTCTAGAAGAGCGTAGCAAGCAGGGGGCCACATTTATTTGGAGACATTATATCCTAAAGCCATTAGGGAATGCAGACGATGAAACTGAAACACTGAGGAACAAGATTGGTACTTTTGTCTTTATAGGCTTATtttttaaaccttttaaaaatatgtgtgcttGTGATCTTGCATGAGTATATATGTAAGCCTAGTGGCCTGAGTCAGTCTCAGGAACTGAGACCACAGAGTTGTTTGACCTCTGGCATTCAGGTAcacccccccagccccacccccatccccacacgCTGCAACGCAGTAAATACAGATTTCAGACTGCTTCTTTATACTCTAAAGGCAGGGCAGATCCTGCTCTTGCTCAAATAGACTGAGTTGGGAGACTCTAGTGGAGGTGACAATAGTGAACCCTGACAGAATACTGTTATGGCCAAAGTGTTCTGACCTCTTATTTATCCATGAGACACAATCCATAGTACAGTTAAAAGACTAGAGCAGTGAATGTCCTTCCTTTCCAGTCCAAGGGCTGAAGCATTCTTAGTCGACTTGCTAtggttttttatttctattaacaTGCGTGCACACGTCATTATGATTAAGCCATTTGAAAGTGAGGTGCTGAACCTCATGGCACTTCATGTTCAGTGCCCTGAgacagcttttttgttttttaagatgtaAGTATTTACTATGTACACAGTGTTCTGTCTGGTCTCTGGCTCATTTGTAGCTAAGTATGACCTTGATCCTCTTCTCCACTACCTTCCTCAACTGCTAGGGTTATAGACTTTTATTACCACACCCACGTTCTGCAGTGCTGGGCACTGAATCCAGGGCTTCctatatgctaggcaagcaagcACTCCAGTGACTATGGTTTTTCTAATGTTGATCATTTTGTGTCCttgttattttcttatttgtggATTATAATTTGTCAGGCAGTCCTCTCAGCACAGGATTGAGTAGGTTTATTGATATGTATTCCTGTCTTTTTCATGTTGCAGTAGGAGTACTTTGTGTTACTCATAgttaaactttattattttcaatGTGAGTAGTTTCGTTGTAGATGTAGATGCCTAGTGTCTTTTTCTTATCCCTGCCTTATGGAATTGCcagcacatgcatgcagagaCACATGCAGTAATCCAAGGTGGTGATCGTGATGCAGACTAGCTGCCCtagctggcggggggggggggggggcagggggggaggTGGTGCTTTTGCTTTCTTGGACACAGGGAAGAATAAAGGCAAAGGCATAGGTCTTAGAACACAGTGTGGTTAGATGTCTTGTGCTTATTAAAAAGACCAAGTGTCTTCCCAACATTCACATCATGGGGTTCAAAAATGCCTGTGACTCCCAACTACGGAgaatccagtgcccttttctggcttttaggaacacatacaccccacacacatacagacatatatacatgtcATGGGACAATCAcacaaatatatagatatatgtgtaaataaaataatattttaaaaatgagaaaaataccaagTTAAGGAAAATTATTAAAGAAGTTTTATGCTTCACCCCATGTTTTCTAGAAGGAGGCATCCTAGGGGTATGAGTATTTATTACAATAGTAAAGACTCGTTACACTAGCTGTGATGTGTTTTTCATGTGGGTGATGAGATAAGTGAAAACGTGTTTGGGAGAAGAGTAGAAGGATGATAATCACGGGTGTACATCATTAATGATGGTAGTGCCTTACATGGACCAGGTACAGCTAGCTCCTGGAGTTCATCATTTAATTCTTCTAGCAGTTCCTGCTATCTAGATAAGGAAACTAAGGCAGACAAAGAAACAAGGGCTTGTCTTTGATCTCAGAGACTGTGTAAGTGGTATAAAATGTctcttggtttgttgtttgttttgttttgagacaggcagggtctttctacatagccttggctgttctgaaactcagtgTTGCTCTAGAacccacagaaatccacctgcctctgcctcccaagtgctgtgattggaATTCTCACCTGCTGACAGCAGTTACTAAATGCTTTTCTTGAGTAGTTAATGGTTAATTGAACAACCAAGTTTATTAGAAGGTTACCCTCGCTCTTCTTTTGCTAGATATCGTGGCACGTGGTTGTAGTCATAATCTCAGCAATCCTGTGGCTAATGATGAAAGATTGTTCACAAATTCAGGACCAGcgtgggctacacagagagacgcCGTCGCAAAAATCAAAGGACCGGGGATAAAGCGCAGGGTTAAAAGACTTGCCAAGCATGAGAAGGGTTCAGTCCCTGGCACGCCCAACCCCCAAATGAAAATAACATGACTTCGTTTCACAGGTTCTTGTCCTCTAGCGTCTATGAAGCATCCGGGCTTGAGGCCTTTTGTTGCTAGTATGTcagtcctttttttcttttttttgctacTTTGCTGTATGGAGGACTGTAATTAtcttgtgtatgttgtatgttctgctgctgtgatgaaacaccatgatcaaaatgcagctttggaaggaaagggtttatttggcgaatgcttccacatcactgtaTATCATCAAAGGACGTCAGTGTGGGAACTCAATAGGGCAGGAGCTTATACAGagtccatggaggagtgctgcttacccAGGTGCTTTCTTACAGAGCCCAGGGCCActtgcccagggatggtaccacccacagtgggctgagacTGACTCccctatcaatcattaatcaagaaactaCCCTATGGGGTTGGTTGCCaacagcttgatcaggtttttgtttttgtttttgtttttgttttgttttgttttgttttgttttttgattgggttttggttttggtttgactttggttttagttttgcttttatgagacagggtctctgtgtgtagtcctgactatgcttgaacttgttctatagaccaaatggcctcaaactcagatctgtctgttcctgcttccccataCACCACCTCGTGTAGCTTGGAAACCATTTTTTTAATGAAGGTTTCCTTCTCTCATGACTTTAGCGTGTATGAAGTTAACTTAAAACTGTCCAGCACATCTTGCTTCTCTCACTCAGTTTCTACAAGTTAACTTTTGTCCCTCGGTTTCTCACATACAAAGTGAGGGCAACACTTGTACTCTACAATGGTCCCAGGCACTTGCTGCAAGAGTTTGCAGACCTGCTGCTGTGTAGCAGTGAGTGCTAGCCGTGGATTGATATTGCCCTTGTATGTTGCAGTATAGAATTATTTCTTCCAGGAAGGCTGACTTTTTGGTTCTTTTTATCATGTGGATTCTACATAAGCAATAAAGAAGACAAATATCATCGACTACTTTTGGGGGGCATGGATGGACGGATGAACAGGGTTCTACTAATTAGTCCTTGCTTGCCTCTGAATCAcagatctgcctcctgagggcttgGATTCACGGTGTGACCAGAACCAGCTACTCACACTGTGATGAAATAATTGTAAAGGGAGTAGTAGTTGGTGCACTTTGCAGCACTTACTTAAATTATATTTACTGGATTTGTTACAGGTCAATCTCTAGTTGCTTTTCTTGCCATTATTACAGCTCTTCATCATTTGTTTCTTAGCATTTGTACTTTGAGAAAAAGTGAGACAAGCAGCAACATTTTTCCATACTAGCAAATCACACTAATAGTGTGACTTGGACTTATTTCCAGACCTTCATCCTGGGAACTATAGTGAAAGTCACACTTGAAGACAGCCTAAGTACAAATGTTTTATGTAGCCAATGTCACAGATGCATGTCTACCCACTGGACCCTTTAATgagatagatggagaaactaacaAAAACACTGCGGgaaagaatagaaataaaaacagatggTAGTTAGATGCCAATCTAAGGCTTGGTCATGTGATGGATGCCTATGGCCTTCAGTATCAGCTGCTGAATTACTGATCATAATTTGGTGATTTTCAGCATACCAATTTTTCTGTGTTGTCTCTTACTAAGCATGGCTATGAAAGTAAATTAGGAAATTGTTTAAAGTTAATGTTCTTCCTTATGTATAGCATGGTAATTAAGTGTATACACTAATAAACCAGAAATACAGTGCAAAGGCTTTGGGATCCTTACAGAATTCTTCTAACCCAAAGGAGTTGTGTGGAAAGCTGTTTTAGGAAACGGAATCATTTTGGGCTGCTTACGCTTACTTAGCTTTTTACATCCCAGTCTGTTTTCTCCCGTGTCAAGTCCTAAGCCTGGATTGCCCTAATTCATCATTACCACTCAGTCTTCTCTCCAGAATTCTTATATTTGTTGGATGTTGTCCGTTTATATATTTAGCAGGTCTCCCTGTGGGACTTTTTGTCCCATGCTGTACTGTAGGGTATTGAACAAAGCAGCAGAATTCTGCCTGTGAAATTACTGAACATGGAGCCTTGGTGGCTGAAAGATAATCAGCGCCTCACAGCCATTCTGCGGAGCATCTTGCTAATGTTGAGGAGCTACGTGTATTTCTAATGGATCGTCATTTTTCTCAGCCTACATACTATTTTGGAAATTGTTAACACTTATAAATAGATATACTTCTCCTTTATTCTAGATATAAATCATAATACTTCAGGATCCCATTATGAAAATTGCCAGCGGGGACCTGTGTCTTCTACAAGTGACTGTAGCACAAGCTGTAAGAATGCTGTAAACGACTTGTTGGAAAAAGAAGCATGGCCCTCAGCCCCTGGCAGTGATCCTGAGTTGGCTCCAGAATGTATAGATGCTGATTCTGCCTCCAATTCTGAGTCAGAGAGAAACATCACTGTCATGGCTTCAGGGAACACAGGTGGTGAGAAAGATGGCCTTCGGAACAGCACTGGACTTGGTTCTCAAAGCAAATTTGTGGTTGGTAGCAGCAGCAATAATGTGGGCCATGGAAGTAGTACTGGCCCATGGGGCTTTCCCCATGGAGCCCTAATAAGCACATGTCAGGTCTCTGTGGATGCTCCTGAAAGCAAACCAGAAAGTAGTAACAATAGGATGAATGCTTGGGGCACTGTAAGTTCTTCATCAAATGGAGGGTTAAATCCAAGCACTTTGAATTCAGCTAGCAACCATGGTGCCTGGCCAGTATTAGAAAACAATGGACTTGCCCTAAAAGGGCCTGTAGGGAGTGGGAGTTCTGGCATCAATATTCAGTGTAGTACCATAGGCCAGATGCCTAACAATCAGAATATCAACTCTAAAGTCAGTGGCTCTTCTACCCATGGTACCTGGGGTAGCCTTCAGGAAACTTGTGAGCCTGAAGTAAGTGGTACACAGAAGGTTTCATTCAGTGGTCAACCTCAGAATATCACCACTGAAACGACTGGACCAAATAACACTACTAACTTTATGACCTCTAGTTTACCAAACTCCGGTTCAGTACAAAATAATGAACTGCCTACTAGTAATCCAGGGGCCTGGCGTGTGAGCACAATGAATCATCCTCAGATACAGGCTCCGTCAGTTATGAATGGCACTTCCCTTTCTCACCTTAGTAATGGAGAGTCAAAAACTGGAGGCTCCTACGGTACTACATGGGGTGCCTATGGTTCTAATTACTCTGGCGACAAATGTGCAGGCCCTAATGGCCAAGCCAATGGTGACACTGTGAATGCAACTCTAATGCAGCCTGGCATAAATGGGCCTATGGGCACTAACTTTCAAGTTAATACAAATAAAGGGGGAGGTGTATGGGAGCCTGGGACAGTGAATTCCCAGAGTTCACCATGGGGAAGTGGAAATGGTGCAAATTCTGGAGGAAGTCGAAGAGGATGGGGAAGTCCTGCACAGAACACTGGCACTGGTCTATCCAGTGTCGAGTGGAACAAACTGCCTAGCAACCAGCATTCCAATGACAGTGCAAATGGCAATGGTAAGAAGCTTACAAATGGATGGAAATCTACTGAGGAAGACGATCAGGGTTCTGCCACATCTCAGACAAATGAGCAAAACAGTGTGTGGGCCAAAGCAGGAGGCACAGTGGAGAGTGATGGTAGTGCAGAGAGCACTGGACGCCTTGAAGAAAAAGTAACCGGGGAAAGTCAGAGTAGAGATAGAAGAAAAATTGATCAGCACACATTACTCCAAAGCATTGTAAACAGAACTGACTTAGATCCACGTGTCCTATCCAACTCTGGGTGGGGACAGACTCCTATTAAGCAGAATACTGCCTGGGATACAGAGACATCAccaagaggggaaagaaagactgACAATGGGACAGAGGCCTGGGGAAGCTCTGCAACACAGACTTTTAACTCAGGGGCATGTACAGATAAGACTAGCCCTAATAGTAATGATACCTCATCTGTATCAGGGTGGGGTGATCCCAAACCTACTCTGAGGTGGGGAGATTCCAAAGGCTCAAACTGCCAGGGGGGGTGGGAAGATGACTCTGCTGCTACAGGAATGATCAAGAGCAACCAGTGGGGGGGTTGCAAGGAAGACAAGTCTACATGGAATGATTCGCAAAAGAGCAAACAAGGCTGGGGTGACGGACAAAAGTCAAGCCAAGGTTGGTCCATTTCTGCCGGTGATAACTGGGGAGAATCTTCCAGGAGTAACCATTGGGGTGAGGCCAATAAGAAATCCAGCTCAGGAGGCAGTGACAGTGACAGGTCCATTTCTGGTTGGAACGAACTTGGGAAAACTAGTTCTTTTACTTGGGGAAATAATATAAATCCAAATAACTCATCGGGATGGGATGAATCTTCTAAACCGAACTCTTCCCAGGGGTGGGGAGACCCTCCAAAGTGTAATCAGTCTCTAGGTTGGGGAGATTCATCAAAGCCAGTTAGTTCTCCAGATTGGAACAAGCAACAAGACATTGTTGGATCATGGGGAATCCCACCAGCCACCAGCAAGCCTCCTGGTACAGGCTGGCTCGGGGGACCTATTCCTGCTCCAGCAAAGGAGGAAGAACCCACAGGCTGGGAGGAGCCATCCCCAGAATCTATACGAAGAAAAATGGAGATCGATGATGGAACTTCAGCTTGGGGAGATCCAAGCAAATACAACTACAAAAATGTGAACATGTGGAATAAAAACATCCCGGAAGCCAGCGGCCGCTCAGACCAGCAAGCGCAGATGCACCGGCTATTGCCAGCCGCAAGTGCCGTCTCAAGCAAGGAGACCAGCAGTGGCTCTGGTAAGCGTTCCCGTGTGGAGTGCAGAGGTATTGTGGAAGCAAGCTTTGTGTTGACATGCCTGTCATAAGATTTGTGTAACACGGCTCTTGGATATGCACATCAAGACCTTTCAGCTGTGACCTAGAGGTGACATTCACCTGGCAACAGCTCTGGTTTGTGGAGTCTTGCTCTGTTGTGTTAGGAATGTAGTAGAAGAGGTTAAGTGCAGACTTACACACTTAGGTATTCTTAGTCAAGCCTTAACAACGTGGTTTCACTACTGAAGTACAATAAAGCCAAATGCCTGAGGACCGTACTCTAGATATTTGGTATTATATTTGATCTTATGGGATTTTCTCACTGAGGCATGAAGTTAGTACCTCCTCAGTTAACTGGATAATGTGTGCACCTGAAGCATCGCACTGCTTTCTAGTATACTCTGACCTTTGCTCTCCTGTACTCAAAGTTTTTTCTCTGTAAATTGATAGGGCAACATTTTCTAAATGTGGCAGCCCTACATTGCCTTTGTTAACAGGAGTTTTATTGAATAATGCTCCATTGGTTAGAGAGCCGGTAATGTTTTCATGAATTCTTCTTTTAGTGCCTAATTgtgtgggggttttgttttgttttgttttgaaatataagCCTAGTC
This Mus musculus strain C57BL/6J chromosome 7, GRCm38.p6 C57BL/6J DNA region includes the following protein-coding sequences:
- the Tnrc6a gene encoding trinucleotide repeat-containing gene 6A protein isoform X2; this encodes MRELEAKATKDVERNLSRDLVQEEEQLMEEKKKKKDDKKKKEAAQKKATEQKIKVPEQIKPSVSQPQPANSDNGTSTATSTNNNAKRATASNQQPPPPQQQQPQQEQQQQQPQALPRYPREVPPRFRHQEHKQLLKRGQHFPVIAANLGSAVKVLNSQSESSAVTNQQPQNNGEVQNSKSQSDINHNTSGSHYENCQRGPVSSTSDCSTSCKNAVNDLLEKEAWPSAPGSDPELAPECIDADSASNSESERNITVMASGNTGGEKDGLRNSTGLGSQSKFVVGSSSNNVGHGSSTGPWGFPHGALISTCQVSVDAPESKPESSNNRMNAWGTVSSSSNGGLNPSTLNSASNHGAWPVLENNGLALKGPVGSGSSGINIQCSTIGQMPNNQNINSKVSGSSTHGTWGSLQETCEPEVSGTQKVSFSGQPQNITTETTGPNNTTNFMTSSLPNSGSVQNNELPTSNPGAWRVSTMNHPQIQAPSVMNGTSLSHLSNGESKTGGSYGTTWGAYGSNYSGDKCAGPNGQANGDTVNATLMQPGINGPMGTNFQVNTNKGGGVWEPGTVNSQSSPWGSGNGANSGGSRRGWGSPAQNTGTGLSSVEWNKLPSNQHSNDSANGNGKKLTNGWKSTEEDDQGSATSQTNEQNSVWAKAGGTVESDGSAESTGRLEEKVTGESQSRDRRKIDQHTLLQSIVNRTDLDPRVLSNSGWGQTPIKQNTAWDTETSPRGERKTDNGTEAWGSSATQTFNSGACTDKTSPNSNDTSSVSGWGDPKPTLRWGDSKGSNCQGGWEDDSAATGMIKSNQWGGCKEDKSTWNDSQKSKQGWGDGQKSSQGWSISAGDNWGESSRSNHWGEANKKSSSGGSDSDRSISGWNELGKTSSFTWGNNINPNNSSGWDESSKPNSSQGWGDPPKCNQSLGWGDSSKPVSSPDWNKQQDIVGSWGIPPATSKPPGTGWLGGPIPAPAKEEEPTGWEEPSPESIRRKMEIDDGTSAWGDPSKYNYKNVNMWNKNIPEASGRSDQQAQMHRLLPAASAVSSKETSSGSGWGEPWAEPSTPATTVDNGTSAWGKPIDSGPSWGEPITAASNASTWGSSSVGPQSLSKSGPKSMQDGWCGDDMPLPGSRPTGWEEEEDVEIGMWNSNSSQELNSSLNWPPYTKKMSSKGLSGKKRRRERGMMKGGNKQEDAWINPFVKQFSNISFSRDSPEENVQSNKMDLSGGMLQDKRMEIDKHSLNIGDYNRTVGKGPGSRPQISKESSMERNPYFDKDGIVADESQNMQFMSSQSMKLPPSNSALPNQALGSIAGLGTQNLNSVRQNGNPNMFGVGNTAAQPRGMQQPPAQPLSSSQPNLRAQVPPPLLSPQVPVSLLKYAPNNGGLNPLFGPQQVAMLNQLSQLNQLSQISQLQRLLAQQQRAQSQRSAPSANRQQQDQQGRPLSVQQQMMQQSRQLDPSLLVKQQTPPSQQPLHQPAMKSFLDNVMPHTTPELQKGPSPVNAFSNFPIGLNSNLNVNMDMNSIKEPQSRLRKWTTVDSMSVNTSLDQNSSKHGAISSGFRLEESPFVPYDFMNSSTSPASPPGSIGDGWPRAKSPNGSSSVNWPPEFRPGEPWKGYPNIDPETDPYVTPGSVINSLSINTVREVDHLRDRNSGSSSSLNTTLPSTSAWSSIRASNYNVPLSSTAQSTSARNSDSKLTWSPGSVTNTSLAHELWKVPLPPKNITAPSRPPPGLTGQKPPLSTWDNSPLRVGGGWGNSDARYTPGSSWGESSSGRITNWLVLKNLTPQIDGSTLRTLCMQHGPLITFHLNLPHGNALVRYSSKEEVVKAQKSLHMCVLGNTTILAEFASEEEISRFFAQSQSLTPSPGWQSLGSSQSRLGSLDCSHSFSSRTDVNHWNGAGLSGANCGDLHGTSLWGTPHYSTSLWGPPSSDPRGISSPSPINAFLSVDHLGGGGESM